A region of Candidatus Neomarinimicrobiota bacterium DNA encodes the following proteins:
- a CDS encoding SPOR domain-containing protein: AVLTDEIAGETSAGNEEVEMTENVEIGREEIIKTGDVEIEEEAVGGEIETIVAEESAPVRSIDTPPAPLRIDKIPKIEGRVTIQVASWPTLEEAEKQMIELQNIGFDAYVQKAYFEETDEVWYRVRIGAFNSVAEAQEAVTVLKTVTGYAAWVDHVRADQ, from the coding sequence AGCCGTTCTTACGGATGAGATTGCCGGTGAAACTTCCGCTGGAAATGAAGAAGTTGAGATGACCGAGAATGTGGAGATAGGAAGAGAAGAGATCATCAAAACAGGTGACGTAGAGATTGAGGAAGAGGCGGTTGGTGGCGAGATTGAAACCATTGTTGCGGAGGAATCGGCTCCAGTTCGATCAATAGATACACCTCCGGCGCCACTCCGCATAGACAAGATTCCCAAAATTGAAGGCCGTGTCACTATTCAGGTGGCTTCCTGGCCTACGCTGGAAGAGGCTGAAAAGCAGATGATAGAACTTCAGAACATCGGCTTTGATGCCTATGTACAAAAAGCATATTTCGAAGAGACAGATGAGGTATGGTATCGTGTACGTATCGGAGCCTTCAATTCCGTCGCGGAGGCGCAAGAAGCCGTAACTGTCTTGAAAACTGTAACGGGCTACGCAGCGTGGGTCGACCACGTGCGGGCCGATCAATAA
- a CDS encoding DUF177 domain-containing protein produces MKVRKMKVKRSELIKPSGRLSVRVKNEDLPLAELEIVSGEVSVRLKIQPVRSDFKIDGTASARLREICDRCLVPYEINVESAFELMITENDYQSDRTDGLNTYLFPHNQNEFDFGPAIQDALVLERPMKKICKEDCKGLCPSCGINLNSSKCDCQETEIDERWSVLKTIDFSNMED; encoded by the coding sequence TTGAAAGTTCGAAAAATGAAGGTAAAACGATCAGAACTGATAAAGCCATCTGGAAGACTTTCCGTCCGAGTAAAAAACGAAGATTTACCTCTGGCAGAATTGGAGATAGTATCGGGAGAGGTATCTGTTCGCCTGAAGATTCAACCGGTAAGATCAGATTTTAAGATTGACGGCACCGCTTCGGCACGCTTGCGGGAGATTTGCGACAGATGTCTTGTCCCTTACGAGATAAATGTTGAATCGGCATTTGAGTTGATGATTACGGAAAATGATTATCAATCGGACAGAACAGATGGGTTGAATACCTATCTTTTTCCACACAACCAGAACGAATTTGACTTCGGTCCAGCCATCCAGGACGCCTTAGTGCTCGAGCGTCCTATGAAAAAGATCTGCAAAGAAGATTGTAAAGGGTTATGTCCATCGTGCGGTATCAACTTGAACAGTAGTAAATGTGACTGTCAGGAAACTGAAATTGATGAACGGTGGTCTGTCCTCAAAACAATAGATTTTTCCAATATGGAGGATTGA
- the rpmF gene encoding 50S ribosomal protein L32 yields MALPKRKHSKARSKKRRTHWKTKSPTLHTCPQCNQPKMPHRACPNCGYYRGRPVVTPPSS; encoded by the coding sequence ATGGCACTACCTAAAAGGAAACATTCAAAAGCACGCAGCAAAAAACGCCGGACTCACTGGAAGACGAAAAGTCCCACACTTCACACATGTCCCCAGTGCAATCAGCCTAAGATGCCGCACCGCGCCTGTCCAAACTGTGGCTATTACCGGGGTCGCCCGGTAGTCACTCCACCCTCAAGCTAA